The genome window GGTTATGTGCGGGAGAAAGGTAGCAGGGAACAACTCATTGGGGTAAGTATTTACCAGCCCGGCACTACCATAAGTACAAGCACCAATACCTACGGCTTTTACTCCATAACCTTGCCTGCCACCGATTCTGTTAAACTAGCTTTTGGCTACCTGGGCTACAAGCAGGAAATAAGAACTATAGCTTTAAACAAACATGTGGAACTGAACATTGACCTGCAGCAACTGGAGACCTCACTTAAAGAAGTGGAAGTTGTGGCGGAGCGTGTAGAAAAAGTAAGCCAGACCGTGGAGATGAGTAAGATTGAGGTGCCTGTTTCCCAAATTAAAAATATACCTATGCTGCTGGGTGAAAAGGATGTGATGAAGGTGCTGCAGTTGATGCCGGGGGTGCAGAAAGGTAGCGAAGGAAACAGCGGTATTTATGTGCGTGGTGGTGGCCCGGACCAGAACCTGATCATACTGGATGATGCTACCGTTTACAATGCCTCGCACCTGTTTGGGTTTTTCTCGCTGTTTAACGGCGATGCCCTCAAAAGTGTAGAGCTGACCAAAGGTGGTTTCCCGGCACGCTATGGTGGCAGGTTATCTTCCGTTATAGAGCTGAACATGAAGGACGGGAACAAAGAAGAACTGCACGGGGAAGGCGGTATCGGGCTCATTTCATCCAGGTTGATGCTGGAAGGCCCCCTGAAGAAGGGTAAATCTTCCTTTTTGATCTCTGGCCGCAGAACGTACGCTGATATACTTGCCCGACCGTTTATGCCTGTTGATGGCAAAGCTGGTTATTATTTCTATGACCTGAACACCAAGGTTAACTATGATTTTGGCCGCAAAAACAAACTATACCTGAGCGGCTACTTTGGGCAGGACCGTTTCTATTATCGCAACAAAGAAGATGACAGTGAAACAGATGGAGGTGTGAACTGGGGAAATGCCACCGGTACGCTTCGCTGGAACCACCTGTTTAACGAGCGCCTGTTCTCTAACACGTCGTTAATCTTTAGCCGTTACCGTTTCAACATTACAGCAGAAGAAAGTGATGAAGAGAATGGCAACTTCGACCTGAACTACTTCTCGGGCATACAGGATGTTGCTTTAAAGTCTGATTTTGATTTCCTTCCAAATCCGCAGCATTCCATTAAAGTAGGTGTGCAGTCAACGTTCCATATGTTTACGCCAAGCGCACTGGTTCTTAAAGATTCAGAAATAAAAGAATCGAAGGATCATAAGGAAAGTATAAACAGTGTGGAGTCTTCGGTGTATGTGGAAGATACTTATAAGCCATCGCCTAAATTCAGGGTAAATGCCGGTTTCCGTTTAAGTCACTTCGCCTCCGAGAATAAGAATTATATTATGCCGGAGCCACGTTTATCAGCAGCTTACAACATCTTTGATGATCTGGCTGTGAAAGCTTCTTATGCCCGCATGAACCAGTATGTGCACCTGATTAGCAACACAGGTATAGGCTTACCTACAGACCTTTGGGTACCAACTACAGACCGGGTAGCACCACAACGGTCGCAGCAGGTGGCAGTAGGTATTGCCAAAGATTTTATAGAGAAAGACCTTGCCCTTACGGTAGAGGGGTATTACAAAAAATCAGACAATATTATTGGTTATAAAGAAGGAGCCAGCTTCCTAATGATAGATGACCCGGAGACTGCTGATGAAGTGAGTTGGGAAGATAACATTACTGCCGGCCAGGCCTGGTCCTATGGTCTGGAGTTCCTGTTACAGAAAAAGGTTGGCCGCTTCTCGGGTTGGGCTGGCTATACATTGTCCTGGACACAGCATCAGTTCGATTCTGTTAACTATGGTAAAAAGTTCTACGCCCGTTACGACCGCCGCCATGATATATCGCTGGTTGGTATTTACGAGCTGCGCGAGAATATTACGTTATCTGGAACGTGGGTGTATGGTACAGGCAATGCGGTTACAATGCCAATAGGCAGTTACAGCGATAACTCTCACAAGCCATCTAAGTATGAGATAGAGTGGTACTCATATTATTATAACAAAGCAGTAGATTATGGCGAGCGCAACAGTTCGCGGATGGCTGCTTACCACCGCATGGATGTGGGTATACAGTTCCATAAAAAGAAGAAGTGGGGCGAACGAACCTGGGAGATAAGTTTTTATAATGCCTATAACCGCAAAAATCCATTCTTTTATTATATCTCCGAAGAGTATAAAGATGGCGAACGAACGGAAGCAAAACTGAAGCAGATTACGCTCTTCCCAATCGTTCCTTCATTTAGTTATGGTTTCAAATTCTGATCTTTCTGAGTAGCATTGATATGAAAACTTTACGATTAATAACCCTGCTGTTGGTAAGTATAGCTGTAACCTTTACAGGCTGCGAAAGCGATGTGGATAATATAGATTCCTTCGAAAGTAAGTCGAAACTGGTTGTGCTCTCCTATATATCGCCGCAGGATACAATGCTGGAGGTAAGGGTGCAGAAAACCCAGCCTGCTATAGGCAAGCAACTAACCGATGAACAACGGAAGGTTAAGGATGCAACTGTTACTATTTCAAATGGTACTTCCGTTGTAAGCCTGGCCTACAATGCTGAAACAAACCAGTACGAAGCCGATGCACGCGCATGGCCTATAGAAGCCGGAAAAACATATAAGTTAAAAGTGGTTGCTCCGGGCGCCACTGCTGAAGCATCCTGCACCGTTCCTTTTACTGATGGTATAGAGATAACAGAAGCAACAGCCCCATATAGTATTATTGAGGATTATTATGGGCAGAGCGTGCGCAGGTATACTATAACTTTTAAATGGCGGGATGCACCCAATGTCAAAAATTTCTACCGCACCCTGGCTTTCAAAGAATACTCAATTACAGACTTTTATGGTAAGCGCGTTTACAAAGAAGGCCTTTATGCCAGCTACGAGGATGATAAGGAGATCCAGGATGATGAGGAAACTGACAATGGAATAATGACATCAGAACCTTTGGTTTTCCATGATTACAACTATGAAAATATAGACAAACCGTATTATATACATTGTGTACTCGTGGTATCAGACCAAAACTACTATTTATACCATCGTTCACTAGACGAACAGGAAGAATCGAACGGAAACCCTTTTGCTGAACCTACCCTGATGTATACCAACATGGAAGGAGGTATTGGCG of Pontibacter deserti contains these proteins:
- a CDS encoding TonB-dependent receptor, with the translated sequence MKHLFTLLLLACCVSMSVAQTRYTISGYVREKGSREQLIGVSIYQPGTTISTSTNTYGFYSITLPATDSVKLAFGYLGYKQEIRTIALNKHVELNIDLQQLETSLKEVEVVAERVEKVSQTVEMSKIEVPVSQIKNIPMLLGEKDVMKVLQLMPGVQKGSEGNSGIYVRGGGPDQNLIILDDATVYNASHLFGFFSLFNGDALKSVELTKGGFPARYGGRLSSVIELNMKDGNKEELHGEGGIGLISSRLMLEGPLKKGKSSFLISGRRTYADILARPFMPVDGKAGYYFYDLNTKVNYDFGRKNKLYLSGYFGQDRFYYRNKEDDSETDGGVNWGNATGTLRWNHLFNERLFSNTSLIFSRYRFNITAEESDEENGNFDLNYFSGIQDVALKSDFDFLPNPQHSIKVGVQSTFHMFTPSALVLKDSEIKESKDHKESINSVESSVYVEDTYKPSPKFRVNAGFRLSHFASENKNYIMPEPRLSAAYNIFDDLAVKASYARMNQYVHLISNTGIGLPTDLWVPTTDRVAPQRSQQVAVGIAKDFIEKDLALTVEGYYKKSDNIIGYKEGASFLMIDDPETADEVSWEDNITAGQAWSYGLEFLLQKKVGRFSGWAGYTLSWTQHQFDSVNYGKKFYARYDRRHDISLVGIYELRENITLSGTWVYGTGNAVTMPIGSYSDNSHKPSKYEIEWYSYYYNKAVDYGERNSSRMAAYHRMDVGIQFHKKKKWGERTWEISFYNAYNRKNPFFYYISEEYKDGERTEAKLKQITLFPIVPSFSYGFKF
- a CDS encoding DUF4249 domain-containing protein — its product is MKTLRLITLLLVSIAVTFTGCESDVDNIDSFESKSKLVVLSYISPQDTMLEVRVQKTQPAIGKQLTDEQRKVKDATVTISNGTSVVSLAYNAETNQYEADARAWPIEAGKTYKLKVVAPGATAEASCTVPFTDGIEITEATAPYSIIEDYYGQSVRRYTITFKWRDAPNVKNFYRTLAFKEYSITDFYGKRVYKEGLYASYEDDKEIQDDEETDNGIMTSEPLVFHDYNYENIDKPYYIHCVLVVSDQNYYLYHRSLDEQEESNGNPFAEPTLMYTNMEGGIGVFAGYNQLLSTIEIE